Proteins encoded within one genomic window of Pristis pectinata isolate sPriPec2 chromosome 5, sPriPec2.1.pri, whole genome shotgun sequence:
- the LOC127570312 gene encoding C-C chemokine receptor type 9-like, producing the protein MEYYDYGYYEYNESSTSVNDAETFCDNSEVTDFKGVYMPSLYAIIFVAGLLGNSLVIVIKVLYEKLKTITDLYMMNLAIADLILLCTLPLLVVDAQIGWTFGTFMCKVVNGVHTVNFYSCIFILTCMTINRYHAIVQATKMPKYKIIHGRPKLNTIFQMQPHQCLVQLQYNIPTFILNALTDESQCAKSFLHHPAYFQGCHFQGSEKQRVVRSKRMRK; encoded by the exons ATGGAATATTATGATTATGGATATTATGAATATAATGAAAGCAGCACATCTGTTAATGATGCAGAGACATTTTGTGATAATTCCGAAGTTACAGATTTTAAGGGAGTTTATATGCCCAGTTTATATGCAATCATATTTGTGGCAGGGCTTCTGGGCAATTCTTTGGTCATTGTGATAAAGGTCCTTTATGAGAAACTGAAGACCATAACAGATCTCTACATGATGAATCTAGCAATTGCTGATTTGATCCTACTTTGCACCCTGCCACTCTTGGTAGTTGATGCACAGATTGGATGGACTTTCGGAACTTTTATGTGCAAAGTTGTAAATGGCGTGCACACCGTCAACTTCTATAGTTGTATATTTATACTTACCTGTATGACCATTAACAGGTATCATGCCATTGTTCAAGCAACAAAAATgccaaaatataaaataatacatG ggcgaccaaaactgaatacaatattccaaatgcagcctcaccaatgtcttgtacaactgcaatataacatcccaacttttatactcaatgccctgactgatgaaagccagtgtgccaaaagctttcttcaccaccctgcctactttcaaggatgccactttcagggaagtgaGAAGCAAAGAGTAGTAAGAAGCAAAAGAATGAGAAAATGA